In a single window of the Delftia tsuruhatensis genome:
- a CDS encoding YbfB/YjiJ family MFS transporter codes for MARTPVIQRNELSLLLTGFMATLSGVGLARFAYTALMPQMVHAGWFSGEQVAYLGAANLLGYLIGALAAAPLAERLGALRVLRWCWAATALSFAACAWPLPMPWFFTWRCISGIGGAILMVLGPSVALAATPLQRRAALGPLMFCGIGAGALLSATLIPLLARQSLGAVWWALAGVCAWAGWLGWRHVRRLPIAPPVAITPHAAPAPSAPLWTLPVVLVMLAYMTDAFGFVPHTVFWVDYLARELQLGDAYASTQWAFFGLGAIAGPLAASVCATRFGWWGTTTGAYALKALATAMPLFWAGFAGHATSSFLVGALSPGMAAITSGYLMQLIGPAQHKRMWGYATAAFALMQAVSGYFMAWSYAGLGSYQRLFVIGSTSLLLGTLMVAASRASARRQAAA; via the coding sequence ATGGCCCGCACTCCCGTGATCCAACGCAACGAACTCTCCCTGCTGCTGACCGGCTTCATGGCCACGCTCAGCGGCGTCGGCCTGGCACGTTTCGCCTATACCGCGCTGATGCCGCAGATGGTGCATGCGGGCTGGTTCAGCGGCGAGCAGGTGGCCTACCTGGGCGCGGCCAACCTGCTGGGCTACCTGATCGGCGCGCTGGCCGCCGCGCCGCTGGCCGAGCGCCTGGGCGCGCTGCGCGTGCTGCGGTGGTGCTGGGCGGCCACGGCGCTGAGCTTCGCGGCCTGCGCCTGGCCGCTGCCCATGCCCTGGTTCTTCACCTGGCGCTGCATCTCGGGCATCGGCGGCGCCATCCTGATGGTGCTGGGCCCGTCGGTGGCCCTGGCGGCCACCCCCTTGCAGCGGCGCGCGGCCCTGGGACCGCTGATGTTCTGCGGCATCGGCGCAGGGGCCCTGCTGTCGGCCACGCTGATCCCGCTGCTGGCGCGCCAGAGCCTGGGCGCCGTCTGGTGGGCGCTGGCCGGCGTCTGCGCCTGGGCAGGCTGGCTGGGCTGGCGACATGTGCGGCGGCTGCCGATAGCCCCCCCCGTCGCCATCACGCCGCATGCCGCGCCGGCGCCCTCCGCCCCCCTGTGGACGCTGCCGGTGGTGCTGGTGATGCTGGCCTACATGACCGACGCCTTCGGTTTCGTTCCGCATACGGTGTTCTGGGTGGACTATCTGGCGCGCGAGCTGCAGCTGGGCGATGCCTACGCCTCCACGCAATGGGCCTTCTTCGGCCTGGGCGCCATCGCCGGGCCGCTGGCGGCCTCGGTGTGCGCCACGCGCTTCGGCTGGTGGGGCACGACCACGGGGGCCTATGCGCTCAAGGCCCTGGCCACTGCCATGCCGCTGTTCTGGGCGGGGTTTGCAGGGCATGCGACCTCGTCCTTCCTGGTGGGCGCACTGTCACCAGGCATGGCAGCCATCACCTCGGGCTATCTGATGCAGCTGATCGGCCCCGCGCAGCACAAGCGCATGTGGGGCTATGCGACGGCGGCCTTCGCGCTGATGCAGGCCGTGTCAGGGTACTTCATGGCCTGGAGCTATGCAGGCCTGGGTTCGTACCAGCGCCTGTTCGTCATCGGCAGCACGTCGCTGCTGCTGGGCACGCTCATGGTGGCCGCCAGCCGTGCCAGCGCGCGCCGGCAGGCCGCCGCATGA
- a CDS encoding LysR family transcriptional regulator, whose amino-acid sequence MQLKSLRMFLAVCDSGSFGAAAQQLHTVQSNVTAHVKKLEDEAGVQLIERSAPVHATPAGRLLERYARRMLADHDESLALLQGSARAAGALRIGSMETTAALRLPPLLARLHQAQPGLDLELRTATTAELLADLLAGRLDCAFVSGMPPQSRLQGWKVFEEELVLVTAFALQRFPDAAQLSAMPFLAFRQGCSYRQRIELLLAARGVAARIMEMGSLDAILGCVAAGMGYGLLPRSVVQAQQHRFGVHITALPGALAREVAHVETWFAVPARTGWSPALHACVGLLGIGGQADGAGAEEQIAVTS is encoded by the coding sequence ATGCAACTGAAGTCCCTGCGCATGTTCCTGGCCGTCTGCGACAGCGGCAGCTTCGGCGCCGCCGCCCAGCAGTTGCACACCGTGCAGTCCAATGTGACGGCCCATGTGAAAAAGCTCGAGGACGAGGCCGGCGTGCAGTTGATCGAGCGCAGCGCGCCCGTGCATGCCACGCCCGCCGGGCGCCTGCTGGAGCGTTACGCGCGGCGCATGCTGGCCGACCATGATGAATCCCTGGCCCTGTTGCAGGGCAGCGCCCGGGCGGCCGGCGCGCTGCGCATCGGCTCCATGGAGACCACGGCCGCGCTGCGCCTGCCGCCGCTGCTGGCACGCCTGCACCAGGCCCAGCCCGGCCTGGACCTGGAGCTGCGCACGGCCACCACGGCCGAACTGCTGGCCGACCTGCTGGCGGGGCGGCTGGACTGCGCCTTCGTCTCGGGCATGCCGCCCCAGTCCCGCCTTCAGGGGTGGAAGGTGTTCGAGGAGGAACTGGTCCTGGTCACCGCCTTCGCGCTGCAGCGTTTTCCCGATGCCGCCCAGCTCAGCGCCATGCCCTTCCTGGCCTTCCGCCAGGGCTGCAGCTACCGCCAGCGCATCGAGCTGCTGCTGGCCGCGCGCGGCGTGGCGGCGCGCATCATGGAGATGGGATCGCTGGACGCCATCCTCGGCTGCGTGGCCGCCGGCATGGGCTACGGCCTGCTGCCCCGCAGCGTGGTCCAGGCCCAGCAGCACCGCTTCGGCGTGCACATCACGGCCCTGCCCGGCGCACTGGCCCGGGAAGTGGCCCATGTGGAAACCTGGTTCGCCGTGCCCGCGCGCACCGGCTGGTCGCCGGCCCTGCACGCCTGCGTGGGCTTGCTGGGGATCGGGGGGCAGGCCGATGGCGCCGGCGCCGAAGAGCAGATCGCAGTCACGTCATGA
- a CDS encoding YifB family Mg chelatase-like AAA ATPase, which yields MGLALVQSRALLGLAAPRVTVEVHLANGLPSFTLVGLADVEVKEARERVRSALLNSGLEFPSNKRIIVNLAPADLPKDSGRFDLPIALGILAASGQIDGQALERYEFAGELSLSGALRPVRGALATALALHRQQDGACLVLPPGSAQEAAFVPSAQVFCAHHLLDVVRRFIARAAHAPEPAAESENAAGQGTGEEPADEAAAGPPRPCTGPGWHAVQPQPATAVRSGLDLAEVRGQAQARRALEIAAAGGHGLLLVGPPGSGKSMLAQRFADLLPPMSDDEALEAAAIASLAGRFTPERWRQRPTASPHHTASAVALVGGGSPPRPGEISQSHHGVLFLDEFPEFARSALEALREPLETGQITIARAAQRCEFPARFQLVAAMNPCPCGHWGSTVQRCRCTPDKVARYQARISGPLLDRIDLHVEVGALPPQELLAARSGESSETVRERVVQARALAVQRQGGANHQLQGQALDEHLGLSPEALAFAHKAAARLGWSARSTHRALKVARTIADLAGSEAIEVGHVAEAMQYRRVLRSPS from the coding sequence ATGGGTCTGGCCCTGGTTCAAAGTCGTGCGCTGCTGGGGCTGGCCGCCCCGCGCGTCACCGTGGAAGTGCATCTGGCCAACGGCCTGCCGTCGTTCACGCTGGTGGGCCTGGCCGATGTCGAGGTCAAGGAGGCACGCGAGCGCGTGCGCTCGGCGCTGCTGAATTCGGGGCTGGAATTCCCGAGCAACAAGCGCATCATCGTCAACCTCGCGCCGGCCGACCTGCCCAAGGACTCGGGGCGCTTCGACCTTCCTATCGCGCTGGGCATCCTCGCGGCCAGCGGCCAGATCGACGGACAGGCCCTGGAGCGCTACGAATTCGCGGGCGAGCTGTCGCTGTCGGGTGCGCTGCGGCCGGTGCGCGGCGCGCTGGCCACGGCCCTGGCCCTGCACCGCCAGCAGGATGGCGCCTGCCTGGTGCTGCCGCCGGGCAGCGCGCAGGAGGCGGCCTTCGTGCCCTCGGCCCAGGTGTTCTGCGCCCACCACCTGCTCGACGTGGTGCGCCGCTTCATCGCACGCGCGGCCCATGCCCCGGAGCCGGCGGCGGAGAGCGAAAACGCCGCAGGCCAGGGCACCGGGGAGGAGCCGGCAGATGAGGCCGCCGCCGGGCCCCCCCGGCCTTGCACGGGACCGGGCTGGCACGCGGTGCAACCGCAGCCCGCCACAGCCGTGCGCAGCGGGCTCGACCTGGCCGAGGTGCGCGGCCAGGCCCAGGCACGGCGCGCGCTGGAGATCGCGGCGGCCGGGGGCCACGGCCTGCTGCTGGTGGGACCGCCGGGCTCGGGCAAGTCCATGCTGGCCCAGCGCTTCGCCGATCTGCTGCCCCCCATGAGCGACGACGAGGCGCTGGAGGCCGCCGCCATCGCCAGCCTGGCCGGCCGCTTCACGCCCGAACGCTGGCGCCAGCGCCCCACGGCCAGCCCGCACCATACGGCCAGCGCCGTGGCCCTGGTGGGCGGAGGCTCTCCGCCGCGCCCCGGCGAGATCTCGCAGTCCCACCATGGCGTGCTCTTCCTCGATGAATTCCCCGAGTTCGCGCGCAGTGCGCTGGAGGCGCTGCGCGAGCCGCTGGAGACGGGCCAGATCACGATCGCCCGGGCAGCCCAGCGCTGCGAGTTTCCCGCGCGCTTCCAGCTCGTGGCGGCCATGAACCCCTGTCCCTGCGGCCACTGGGGTTCGACCGTGCAGCGCTGCCGCTGCACGCCCGACAAGGTGGCGCGCTACCAGGCACGCATCAGCGGCCCGCTGCTGGACCGCATCGACCTGCATGTGGAGGTCGGCGCCCTGCCCCCGCAGGAACTGCTGGCCGCGCGCAGCGGCGAAAGCAGCGAGACCGTGCGCGAGCGCGTGGTCCAGGCCCGCGCGCTGGCCGTGCAGCGCCAGGGCGGCGCCAACCACCAGCTCCAGGGCCAGGCCCTGGACGAGCACCTGGGCCTGTCGCCCGAAGCCCTGGCCTTCGCCCACAAGGCCGCTGCACGCCTGGGCTGGTCGGCACGCAGCACCCACCGCGCGCTCAAGGTGGCGCGCACCATCGCCGACCTGGCCGGCAGCGAGGCCATCGAGGTCGGGCATGTGGCCGAGGCCATGCAGTACCGCAGGGTGTTGCGGTCGCCGTCATGA